The proteins below come from a single Magallana gigas chromosome 10, xbMagGiga1.1, whole genome shotgun sequence genomic window:
- the LOC136272134 gene encoding polyribonucleotide 5'-hydroxyl-kinase Clp1-like, with protein MSLYLIGSFTQVVERNQHQRSDARDSRIREYFYGVKINGKDSFFPHPMDIPFSSVKLYKIGAPALPDACLPLGMKSQDNKLKLVPIRPGINILHHVFSVSSAASVEDNVIESNTLGHVVISGLDTEKETFNILSPSQNPLPNDILLILDLQFMDIEI; from the exons ATGTCTTTGTATTTGATTGGTTCTTTCACACAGGTGGTGGAGAGGAACCAGCATCAGAGATCAGACGCCAGGGATTCCCGCATCAGGGAGTACTTCTACGGAGTCAAAATCAACGGCAAGGACTCGTTCTTCCCCCACCCCATGGACATCCCATTCAGCTCCGTCAAACTGTACAAAATCGGAG CCCCTGCCTTACCTGATGCATGCCTACCTCTTGGAATGAAGTCACAGGACAACAAACTTAAACTAGTACCCATTAGACCAG GAATTAACATCCTTCACCATGTGTTCAGTGTCAGCTCAGCAGCCAGTGTAGAAGACAACGTCATAGAATCTAACACCCTTGGCCATGTTGTCAT ATCTGGTTTAGACACAGAAAAAGAAACTTTCAACATCTTGTCTCCTTCTCAGAACCCTCTCCCTAACGACATACTTCTCATATTGGATCTACAGTTTATGGACATAGAGATCTGA